From a region of the Panicum virgatum strain AP13 chromosome 2K, P.virgatum_v5, whole genome shotgun sequence genome:
- the LOC120664237 gene encoding disease resistance protein Pik-2-like, which translates to MEVVASASEGLMGALAEKLRSLLGSEYALQAGVRDDIAFLQSELQRMLAFLHDYARCQQQATTAVVRDWAREVRELAYDLEDAVDEFTCRVGPAPVGIPAKAVHLVSTLMARRQIAEQARSLRARALEVSERHKRYGCGLFPPPPLDSPRSAAALRRLPPAMYVEVAGQSDLVGIDGPRDEIIGKLVDAGRKDASASGRRRVASMVGFAGVGKTTLAMAVYRSLEGRFQCRAFVTVSKKFDMKRLVTDILQQVIPVGSSSSMLDPDMAGVETWEITQLVAKLRENLQCKRYLIVVDDLWEASDWTDISIVLPENNLGSIIMTTTRKECVANACCSSYNLGDFVHKVESMNDLDSKTLFLGRIFGSENNCPHDLEEVSMKILKKCAGLPLAIVCISSLLAATRPQATKWEKIYSSLGSEIESNDSLSRLKQALQLGYDDLPQYLKICVLYLCSFPGSCKIERDRLTRRWIAEGFVVKRPGMSLQDVAESYFDELIQRTMIQVVDVDCFGEVHACRIHDVMFELVMMKSFEDNFVTLVGDRWGLSTQRPNVRRLSLDCRTATDGLDLSNFDMTRIRSLAIYGNVHSFHSIPKCKFLRVLDFECCKGLDSRHLKNMGDLFLLKYLSLKSTWISELPSQIGNLKCLETLDLTQTNVRKLPKEITQLKRLVHLLAGRAELPEGIGNMLSLQTLCIRAASKEAVKELVRLTNLRQLDMSYINLKVGRSQDERLDACLPLIIGKRGNCKLQSLNLNLLGYSTGLFLELQLSLSASSDTLQSLKIKGEPGFLTVPMWMSSLPVLTDLELTVAAVGERDTEILAKLPRLTRLRLTIKEPHSQGIIIRESGFPSLKELCFNCRVMPVFFVEGVMPKLQKFELQFHAYQEDLRFAHFSTEHLQSLKEFRFTVVCKDLRDQDIEFLKEAFKSAVFI; encoded by the exons ATGGAGGTGGTGGCGAGCGCCTCGGAGGGGCTCATGGGCGCCCTCGCGGAGAAGCTCAGATCTCTTCTTGGAAGCGAGTACGCGCTCCAGGCCGGCGTGCGCGACGACATCGCCTTCCTCCAGTCCGAGCTGCAGCGCATGCTCGCCTTCCTCCACGACTACGCGAGGTGCCAGCAGCAGGCCACCACTGCCGTTGTCAGGGACTGGGCCAGAGAGGTGCGGGAGCTCGCGTACGATCTCGAAGATGCCGTGGATGAGTTCACATGCCGTGTTGGCCCAGCACCCGTGGGGATCCCTGCCAAGGCCGTGCACCTGGTCTCCACGCTCATGGCTCGCCGCCAGATCGCCGAGCAGGCGCGCAGCCTCCGGGCCCGGGCACTGGAGGTGAGTGAGCGCCACAAGAGGTATGGGTGCGGCctcttcccgccgccgccgttagATTCTCCCAGATCCGCTGCCGCTCTCCGCCGGTTGCCCCCGGCGATGTACGTCGAGGTGGCCGGTCAGTCCGATTTGGTGGGCATCGACGGCCCGCGTGATGAGATCATTGGTAAGCTTGTGGATGCTGGAAGGAAGGATGCGTCTGCGTCTGGCCGCCGCCGTGTGGCCTCCATGGTTGGATTCGCCGGAGTTGGCAAGACCACCCTTGCCATGGCTGTGTACCGCAGCCTTGAGGGCCGGTTCCAGTGCCGGGCGTTCGTCACGGTGTCCAAGAAATTCGACATGAAAAGACTTGTAACGGACATTCTACAGCAGGTCATCCCTGTTGGCAGCAGTTCTTCCATGCTGGATCCGGATATGGCTGGTGTCGAGACATGGGAGATCACCCAGCTCGTGGCCAAGCTCAGAGAAAACCTGCAGTGCAAGAG GTACTTGATTGTCGTCGACGACTTATGGGAAGCATCAGATTGGACGGATATTAGTATTGTTCTCCCAGAGAACAATCTGGGTAGCATCATTATGACGACTACAAGAAAAGAGTGTGTTGCTAATGCATGTTGCTCAAGCTATAATCTTGGTGACTTCGTGCACAAGGTAGAATCTATGAACGATCTTGACTCCAAGACATTGTTTCTTGGTCGGATTTTTGGTTCTGAGAACAACTGTCCTCATGATTTGGAAGAAGTGTCCATGAAAATCCTGAAAAAGTGTGCCGGTTTGCCACTGGCCATCGTCTGCATATCGAGCCTTTTGGCCGCTACACGGCCACAGGCAACAAAGTGGGAGAAAATATACAGCTCTTTAGGGTCCGAGATTGAAAGCAATGATAGCCTAAGTAGATTGAAGCAAGCTCTACAGCTTGGTTATGATGATCTTCCGCAATATCTCAAGATCTGTGTACTGTATCTTTGTTCATTTCCTGGGAGTTGCAAAATCGAAAGGGATCGTTTAACACGGAGATGGATAGCAGAAGGATTTGTAGTCAAAAGACCTGGTATGAGTTTGCAAGATGTAGCGGAAAGCTACTTTGATGAGCTAATACAAAGGACCATGATCCAGGTTGTGGACGTTGACTGTTTTGGTGAAGTTCATGCATGCAGAATTCATGATGTGATGTTTGAACTGGTCATGATGAAATCATTTGAAGACAACTTTGTTACGCTTGTAGGTGATCGCTGGGGTTTATCCACACAACGGCCTAATGTTCGACGGCTATCACTAGACTGTAGAACTGCAACAGATGGTTTGGACTTGTCAAATTTTGACATGACTCGCATTCGATCATTGGCAATTTATGGGAATGTTCATAGCTTTCATTCTATTCCAAAATGCAAATTCCTAAGGGTGTTGGATTTTGAATGCTGTAAGGGTTTAGACAGTAGGCACCTGAAGAACATGGGTGATCTGTTCCTACTGAAGTACTTGAGTCTGAAGAGCACATGGATCAGTGAGTTGCCTTCGCAGATTGGCAACTTAAAATGTTTGGAGACTTTAGACTTGACACAAACAAACGTAAGAAAGTTGCCAAAGGAAATTACTCAATTGAAAAGGCTGGTACATCTACTTGCTGGCAGAGCAGAACTGCCTGAAGGGATTGGAAATATGTTGTCTTTACAGACATTGTGCATCAGGGCTGCATCCAAGGAAGCTGTGAAAGAGTTAGTTAGGCTAACCAATTTGAGACAACTCGACATGTCCTACATAAATCTAAAAGTAGGAAGGTCACAAGATGAGAGACTGGATGCTTGTTTACCCTTGATTATTGGTAAGCGTGGCAACTGCAAGCTTCAATCACTGAATTTGAATTTGTTAGGATATTCTACGGGTTTGTTCCTGGAACTCCAGTTGTCCCTATCTGCATCTTCTGATACACTTCAAAGCCTGAAAATAAAAGGCGAGCCTGGGTTTCTAACAGTGCCAATGTGGATGTCATCACTCCCTGTCCTCACTGATCTGGAGCTAACTGTTGCTGCGGTGGGTGAGAGGGATACAGAAATACTTGCAAAATTACCTAGGCTCACCCGACTTCGACTCACCATAAAAGAGCCGCACTCACAAGGCATCATCATTAGGGAATCCGGCTTCCCTAGCCTCAAGGAGCTCTGTTTCAACTGTAGGGTCATGCCAGTATTCTTCGTTGAGGGTGTTATGCCGAAGCTTCAGAAGTTTGAGTTACAGTTTCATGCTTATCAAGAAGATTTAAGATTTGCTCACTTCAGTACAGAGCATCTCCAATCTCTTAAGGAATTCCGATTTACGGTGGTTTGCAAAGATCTCAGAGATCAAGATATTGAGTTTTTGAAAGAGGCTTTCAAGAGTGCTGTTTTCATATAG
- the LOC120664241 gene encoding ylmG homolog protein 1-2, chloroplastic-like, which yields MYGLLTSPCPRAPLLRALPSPSARPLPRTLAFPARPAPRGLRLPAPSRAAVEAAAAATALGGLLSSPLSAMEAGLRSVNLAPLRAPVAAAMSAAVRWLGVYREVLLVGVLLSWFPNIPWDRQPFSALRDLCDPFLALCREVMPPVFGRKLDLSPLVAFMAIDIIIMILRPQPRM from the coding sequence ATGTACGGCCTCCTGACCTCGCCGTGCCCTCGGGCCCCGCTGCTCCGCGCCCTCCCGAGCCCGTCCGCCCGCCCGCTCCCGAGAACCCTAGCGTTCCCCGCGCGCCCGGCCCCCCGCGGCCTCCGCCTGCCCGCGccctcgcgcgccgccgtggaggcggcggcggcggccacggcgctgGGCGGGCTGCTGTCCTCGCCGCTCTCGGCGATGGAGGCCGGCCTGCGGAGCGTCAACCTCGCGCCCCTGCGCGCCCCCGTGGCCGCGGCCATGTCCGCGGCCGTGCGGTGGCTCGGCGTGTACCGCGAGGTGCTGCTCGTTGGCGTGCTGCTCTCGTGGTTCCCCAACATCCCCTGGGACCGCCAGCCCTTCTCGGCCCTGCGCGACCTCTGCGACCCTTTCCTCGCCCTCTGCCGGGAGGTCATGCCGCCGGTGTTCGGGCGCAAGCTCGACCTCAGCCCGCTCGTCGCGTTCATGGCCATCGACATCATCATTATGATCCTGCGCCCGCAGCCACGCATGTGA